One window of the Eucalyptus grandis isolate ANBG69807.140 chromosome 8, ASM1654582v1, whole genome shotgun sequence genome contains the following:
- the LOC120287141 gene encoding uncharacterized mitochondrial protein AtMg00810-like: MEQPPGFIDPQQSHCVCLLKKSLYGLRQAPRAWFDKFSNSLLENGFFCSTADPSLFVLHTGSDTVLLLLYVDDKVLTGSSAQLLTTLIELLSLHFHMKDLGHLHYFLGIEVKRSPYDLFLCQTKYAIDLLTRAHMTSCKPVSTPLPLRSITMTDDTTLLSNPLEYRSLVGGLQYLTITRPDLAYATNTLCQKLQHPTVADLHRLKRVLRYVKGTTHLGLFLHSRSSTALYGFSDADWAGCADTRRSTTGYCTYLGSNLLSWSAKKQPTVSRSSTEAEYQALASTSVDLTWIAFVLRDIGISLLSPTLLFCDNKSAISLTTNPILHARTKHIEVDFHFVREKVSSESLSIHYVPSHLQLADIFTKSLTLFVHVNLHTKLGMGFSSPPNLRGDVKNIHSSKLETEKSDCNRDKSMAVIGEAWKKQNTQVSNRNAVK, from the coding sequence ATGGAGCAGCCCCCTGGTTTTATTGATCCTCAACAATCTCATTGTGTATGTTTGCTTAAGAAATCCCTATATGGACTTCGTCAAGCACCACGAGCATGGTTTGACAAATTTAGCAACTCCCTCCTGGAGAATGGTTTCTTCTGTAGTACTGCTGACCCTTCCCTCTTCGTGCTTCATACTGGTTCAGACACAGTTCTATTATTACTGTATGTTGATGACAAAGTTCTGACAGGAAGCTCAGCTCAACTACTAACCACTTTGATTGAGTTACTGAGTCTTCACTTTCACATGAAAGATTTGGGCCATCTTCactattttcttggcattgaagtcaAACGCTCTCCTTATGATTTATTTCTCTGTCAAACCAAGTATGCTATTGATTTGTTGACAAGAGCTCATATGACCAGTTGTAAACCTGTATCAACTCCTCTTCCACTTCGATCAATTACTATGACAGATGATACTACTTTGCTCTCTAACCCTCTTGAGTATAGAAGTCTTGTGGGAGGCCTTCAATACTTAACAATTACCCGTCCCGATCTTGCTTATGCAACAAACACCTTGTGTCAAAAATTGCAGCATCCAACAGTTGCAGATCTTCACCGATTAAAAAGAGTACTTCGCTATGTCAAAGGCACCACTCATCttggtctttttcttcattctcgTAGCTCAACAGCTCTCTATGGCTTCTCAGATGCTGACTGGGCTGGGTGTGCTGACACCAGGCGATCCACAACTGGCTACTGTACATATCTTGGATCCAATCTTCTTTCTTGGTCAGCTAAGAAACAACCAACTGTCTCTCGTTCTTCCACGGAAGCCGAATACCAAGCTCTTGCATCTACTTCAGTTGATCTTACTTGGATTGCTTTTGTTTTGCGTGATATTGGTATATCTCTTCTTTCTCCCACTCtcttattttgtgacaataagtcTGCTATCTCTCTTACAACTAATCCAATTCTTCATGCCCGAACCAAACATATTGAGGTTGACTTCCATTTTGTTCGGGAGAAAGTCTCCTCAGAATCCCTCAGTATTCATTATGTTCCTAGCCATCTTCAACTtgcagatatttttacaaaatcctTGACACTTTTTGTTCATGTTAATCTTCATACCAAATTGGGCATGGGATTTTCATCCcctcccaatttgaggggggatgttaagaaCATTCATTCATCGAAGCTTGAAACAGAGAAGTCAGACTGTAACAGAGACAAGTCTATGGCTGTCATTGGAGAAGCTTGGAAGAAGCAGAATACACAAGTTAGTAACCGCAATGCTGTCAAATAA